The Euwallacea similis isolate ESF13 chromosome 15, ESF131.1, whole genome shotgun sequence genome has a window encoding:
- the LOC136413830 gene encoding elastin-like: MKAMFALSAIALLGALACANAGGIGLGLAGSVDSAAVIAGPSGTVSRTGLASVGPIAAPGAIVAGAGLVGPGLISSAVVPGAVVGGHAGLGLGVGLAGPGLAAKVLGLEGSGIEGQWIPDINEKLHDDGSYKPGIYGL, translated from the exons ATGAAAGCCATGTTCGCTCTG TCAGCTATCGCTCTTCTCGGCGCCCTCGCCTGCGCTAACGCTGGTGGAATCGGTCTTGGATTGGCCGGAAGTGTTGACAGCGCTGCTGTTATCGCTGGCCCATCAGGAACCGTGAGCAGGACCGGTCTTGCCTCTGTAGGCCCCATCGCCGCTCCCGGTGCCATCGTTGCTGGTGCCGGCCTCGTTGGCCCAG GTCTGATCTCTTCTGCTGTAGTTCCCGGTGCTGTAGTCGGTGGACACGCTGGCCTCGGTCTTGGTGTTGGTTTGGCCGGCCCAGGATTGGCTGCCAAGGTTTTGGGCTTGGAAGGATCCGGAATTGAAGGACAATGGATTCCCGACATTAATGAGAAATTGCACGATGACGGTTCTTACAAGCCCGGTATCTACGGATTGTAG
- the LOC136413823 gene encoding uncharacterized protein, whose amino-acid sequence MDKIVACLLISCLALANAYPAKVLQGPSSKTKLIGPDGSVIDTYIPGGKVVLEGNVGPLLQSAPVVLAQAAMPEVPTVALQEPILAHATKTLDEASNVPKAINAQSLLLNQIVEDRNSMKISEETSDTTEPISTTEGIEYVSTDSSGVYVPDNAEQQYDDGSYRPEHY is encoded by the exons ATGGACAAAATC GTGGCGTGTCTTCTTATCTCATGCCTCGCTCTGGCCAATGCCTACCCTGCTAAGGTACTGCAAGGCCCAAGCTCTAAAACCAAACTTATTGGCCCTGATGGTAGTGTAATCGACACATATATTCCTGGGGGAAAAGTTGTGCTTGAAGGAAATGTGGGTCCTCTACTACAATCTGCTCCTGTTGTACTCGCTCAAGCTGCAATGCCTGAAGTGCCCACAGTGGCATTGCAGGAACCTATATTAGCCCATGCAActaaaactttggatgaagCATCAAATGTTCCTAAAGCAATTAACGCGCAAAGTTTGTTGCTTAACCAAATTGTTGAAGACAGgaattctatgaaaattagCGAAGAGACTTCAGATACAACAGAGCCAATTTCCACCACCGAAGGCATTGAGTATGTGAGCACTGATTCTTCTGGTGTGTATGTGCCAGATAATGCAGAACAGCAGTACGACGATGGCAGTTACCGACCTGAACATTATTGA
- the LOC136413827 gene encoding uncharacterized protein, translating to MNVFVSSLVILGVFAAANGGIIAPTLLAAPHQTLAYQVASPVVLRAAVHAAEGQYLHDNTEKLYDDGSYRPELQIVPLAASPYGLTPAGSGLEGAYVPDINEKLYDDGSYKPELRAIPLAPSPYGLTPAGSGLEGAYVHDINEKLYDDGSYRPGLVH from the exons ATGAACGTGTTCGTCAGT AGCTTGGTTATCTTGGGTGTTTTCGCCGCCGCCAACGGTGGCATAATCGCCCCTACACTTCTGGCCGCCCCACATCAGACCTTGGCCTACCAGGTGGCGTCTCCGGTTGTCCTTAGAGCTGCAGTTCATGCTGCTGAAGGTCAATACCTCCACGATAACACTGAGAAACTGTACGACGATGGTTCCTACAGGCCAGAATTGCAAATCGTTCCATTGGCCGCTTCCCCCTATGGTCTGACCCCTGCAGGATCTGGACTTGAAGGAGCCTACGTTCCTGACATCAACGAAAAGTTGTACGATGATGGTAGCTACAAACCAGAATTGAGAGCTATCCCATTGGCCCCATCACCATACGGGTTAACTCCAGCCGGATCTGGATTGGAAGGAGCCTACGTGCATGACATCAACGAGAAATTGTATGACGATGGATCTTACAGACCCGGACTTGtccattaa